Below is a genomic region from Polyodon spathula isolate WHYD16114869_AA chromosome 26, ASM1765450v1, whole genome shotgun sequence.
ATGTCAATTTTATGTAttcaacccccaaccccccccccccccccccccccccccccaaaaaaaaaaaaaaaaaacaccctgaatATTACAGCTCTGATTCCCTGTAGCTGGACGCTGGCAGCGTCTCCCCAGATTACTTCCTGCGCATCATCTTTTCAATCCACATTTTATAACTGGGGATCCGCGTGTAAACGTCTGGGAACGAGGGGTCTCCGCACTCTGCACCCGAAAAGGAAACCACGTCCACAGAAGCACCTTCAAAAAACAGCGGCCTGCCAGAGTACCCCTGAAAACAGCACGGGCACGTGGAGTTATTAGTAACTCAATGAATCGAGTACCGATCACCTTGGCTTTTGTTGTGCCTTAATTAAACATTCACCGATTGATTACACACCCTGGTGTCTTATTTCACAAGCATCTCTTCAGTTGTATTTGCAGGGTTTCCTGAAGATTCTTGCTTCCTGCTTTGCAGTTTTGCCTATACtgctatgtataataatatgcacatgcCTGTTGTAATTGAAGGCTCTTGTGTTTAATGCAGAATTTAGATGTAATTTCTCGGAAGTCCAGCAGGTGGTAATATATCAGAATATTATGCGTTTTACATCAGAGATGTCAAGAAAAGGTTTCAgctgtgaattaaaaataaccaGCATCGCTGCTCAGGATGTGAGAACAGGTTTAATTCGTTATCTTCGAATGCCCATTACCGTTATGTAGCATTACATACCGCGCAAAAACCTTTGAAAGCCCCTTTAGCGCGTTCGTAGATCCTGATATACGCCTGACGCTGTCCtacgaaacgtgtgccgtcagccgacagCTTGTTTACACACTGCGGCTTCactatgcagccacccaggagctaaagcgtcggaggacaataccgctctgggcagcttacaggcaagcgcgcaggcgcccggccaaactacaggggtcgctggtgcgcagtgagccatgGTGAGCAAGGCGGACTACACCCTGGAGGAGACGCCAGTcaatcgcagggcaccacacacttactcactaataataataataataataataataataataataataataaatgcatttgtgaaAGTAGAAACACTTCTGAAATTGCAGTGCAAAGTTGTGCTTTAAGTAAGAGAGCAGTCCTTTGCACTGATGGCTGGATCGCCCGTTGCAGTGTGCTACAGTCAGCACAAAGTCCTCCTGCAGCAGGACTTGGAATCTGGTGAAAGCGGAGGGATTTGGGTGAATCTGGTGGGAGAGAGATTCCACTCACTGTAGAACTTGTGTTACAGAGCTTTTAGCTTTCATGGTCTTTCCTCTTATTTCCCTGGCCTATGGCATTATTCTTGGAAACATTGTGGTGAATCAGCAGGGTGACCTCCTGTGTTTAATACTCAGGTCCTGAACAGCTTTCAGTCTTTTCCTGAAAACTTTTCAAGCAGCTTTACTGTGGGCCTGAAGGCATTCCTCCAACCCCCCacacattttatttccatttcctCGATAGGCCACTGTGCCTACACTGTACTTATCTATCAGTTATGATCAGATTCATTTTGCTTTAGCTTGCATGGACTGGTAGCTGCATCTTTGCACACGTGGACTGTCTCTGCGTGGGTGTCTGATATCATGAGAACGTTTTGTTTCTGACGTTTGTCAAGGTtagtatttttgtaaaaaaaagcaaagtaaccCACAGCATGCTATCATGAGACCATGCACACTTCACAAGAATTTTCTATTTATCAGCCATTCATGGCTTCTCACACAAACCTGCCACTGACCATTCTAGAGTGCCTGCTGCAGCTTGAGACAGAAACCACACTGAACCCCGAGAACGAGAAGGGGTGGTCTTCACGATAAGCAAGACTTTAACCACATCAGAAAAACCGTTGCTTGCAAGTTCCTGCTTTTGATGTGGTTTTCTGCTCTAATGAATTAATCTTTCTAGCGCAGTGAGAGAGAAATGCAAGACCAACACAAAGTGAAAGGGTTAAAGACGGCAGAGCTGTAGATATGGCTTTGATCTCTTTTTGTTCAGTAGTTTTACAGTGTTTGTAGCTTTTCACAGtactttatgtgtgtgtgtgtgtgtgtgtggtggtagttaaataattaaattgtatagttttagtcataaaaaaaaaaacttatttaaaactCAGTGGTTAAAGGTTCATTGTTCTCAGTGAAGCATCAATAATATTCTGCTAGTATCTATTCAGTAGTCTAAAGAAACGGTAGGGGTTGATTGGATGAAATGCTACTCTGCTGGGATAAGCCACATCTGGATTATTATAGATCACCGGCATTGACCTACTATGTGTGGTTTTCCTGAGAAATCCACAGATCGATGCAGTCCAGACTGATTCCTCAGTGTCACTGCAGTAAAGTATGCTAGCTGTTGCAATACAAGAGCATAATCTCTTCTGACTCTTGTGTTCCAGCAATTCCTTACTAGAATTAAGTAAAGTCAAAGCACATGTTTCTTTCCCGAGACCACAGCGAGCATCGTTTCAGAAATCTCTGAAACATTCTTTTCCAGTAACAAAACTTTTGCACTTCTACAGGAATGTGGCTGGCAAAAGGTTAGTTCAGTGTGTGACTCGCATTGTAATGTGACCGATTCAAAGATTAGGGAGAAGCACATTGCACTCTGGGTGTGGTTCTTCTTGTGAAACTACCAGCGTGGGATTATCATGCGTTCAGCATCTTCATTGTATCCAACATTCACACATGCATGTGTTTCTCCCTCTGTAGTGTCCATGTTTCCCCACTCAGACtccttactaaatatcttgatagACCCAGCCAGAAATCTATTTTCGAAGGTAAATTGAAGAACAAAAGTCATACCCAGTCGTTTCTCATTGGCGTTTTTGGGGTACTATAGCAGTTCATTAAAGTctcttgcatatttttttaagacAATTTATCTGTTCAGTGATACtgagatatttagtgagcaagtagtctgagtgaagttatccggcaaCAACTCCCCGTCCCCAGCTGTACTGTTTTCCTAGAAAAAGGGGAACTTTTCGGGGGAcgattctacttgtgagatgtctatTAAAATATtgagcattattttttaaaataaaggtcTGAgagaggaaaaatgggcaatacaatcccaacccctagtcttgctgtaaatcatttgttgtttccaagcgttgtatgcatgcatgtatctacatatgtatgtatgtatggtttGAGATACATCTGGATGCATTGTATCTAATAGACTGATTTAATTAATGACATACATCGACATATTGCATAATTggctttatttattgatttggaaTATAATGACAAAACTTCTCTTATAGAGGAACATTAACAGTTAACAAACTccatattaaaatacatacaaaacaaaagcaaaccacATTCTTGGCTGATTCGAAGCgactatagaaataaaaaaaaacaatctaattACTCAAAGATGCATTTTATTGCGTTGCTGAACTCGCTCAGGCCAAAAGTTATGCTCAAGTGCGCACTAGAGAATGGAGGCATAGCTTCAGTTTGcttttttcaaaatcttcttgatCCAGGGCAGGTAGCTGGAAATGCTTGTGTAAACATTTGGAACATCTGGATAGTTGCAGTTTCCACCACGATTAAACGAAACGATTCCTGTTGCTACTCCATTGCACATCAAAGGACCGCCCGAATCCCCCTGCGATTAAAAGACAGAAATAATGAACGAAGTGTGAATATTCAATCTAGAGTAAGCAGcactagtttgtttttgtttttttgtattgtgaaaGGAAAACCTGCTAACAGTATAGAATCACTGAGGTGCATGAAGGAGTTCTTTCCATGATGTAAACTTACCACTGGGTTTATGAATACAGCCATTATataggaatggaaataagactcacaaTGCATAGCAGGGTGAGCCGTTCCTGGTTTTATAATGaacttaataaaacacattagtgCTTGTTACcgatacactggggctaatcaagctcactgtaaaaactggaatgggagaaactgctacgcattaggagtcttatttccttccctgatTGTGTGCAATTCTGGAAGTGTTTGTGCTCTTTGTCTGTTTCTAAAGCAGAGTTTAATCAGTAAAAtgtactgcagtacacacctgaCAAGCGCCCTTGTCTGTTTTATAGCCTCCAGCACAGATCATCTCAGCCGTTATTTCGGTTTTGAATTTATTCCACACCTTTTTGCACTCTTCTTTGTCCACTACAGTCACATCAACGACCTGCAGGTTGGCGGTTGTCGGTTTCTCAGTTTTGGTCACACCCCATCCTGCTACGATGCATTTGGTTCCATTCTTTagctgtttctctttttttgggAGAGTGGCCAGTTTCATCTTTTTGTTCAGTTTAACTGGGGGTTTAAGCTGTTTGGAAACAGGAATGAAAGCAATTTCTTTACAAATTGAATGAACGAGGCAGCAGCTCAGATAAAGATTAGAAACAGTAACAGTTATTAGATGTAGTGTTTTACTGCAGCATTGTGGCCTTGGATCTTGTCTTATGGCCAGTTGGAGCTGCCCTTCTTTGAGGTGAGCCTCACAGCTGCAAAGGAGGCGGTGGGGtggaggaggagaaaaaaaactccaaacatttggaaaaaggtaagcactgaatttaaaacaaattgtatgATAGGGAGGCACTGTAGCCATGCCCCTAGAATCACAGCTTCACTTTAACTGAAATAGAAACAGATAGACAACAGTCCCCTTGAGCCTTTCATGCACGAAATATGGAAAATAGCTGaaaaagttataaataataaGTAGGTTtatcattgacttttttttccatGGTTTTGTATGGGGGGAAAATgccatcctcatatgaggtcctCATGTATTTGCATCTTTCatacaagggcgctggaactaggggtgctgggggtgcggtagcacccccctgcctttgcatggcttccattatataaaggggttacagttttgttcaatggctttcagcacccccactttaagatttgttccagtgccactgcttcCACGTGTCCCCATGCAAAGACTAGGagagagttgttttttttaatccgtccCTACATTCATGAAAGGGCTGAAGTAAACAAGCTAAGAAACATGTGGCAGCCCCTTACTGTTTGCACCGAAGTGTTTGTACTGTGTGCTAACAACTGAACAGCTGCACCATCATACAGGATGACAAGTTCAGTACCTGAAGGAGCATGATGTCGTTTTGAAGAGGTTTCCCGGTATACTTGTTGTGTCTGGTGAAGGACGCCACAGAGAACCTCTGAGAATCCTGAACGTCATTGAGGTTATGGGGCCCCAGAACAACACTAAGGCTGTTGCCACTGCAAAAACAATAACACCCTGAATTGGATACTGTGTGAACTCTATCAATGAACTGGACATTGTAGTGCAAGAAAATGTggcaacactttttaaaatggcttATCTGATAAAATGTACCAAGATGGTAGTAGTGCTTACCTGACGTTACAGTGGGCTGCAGTCATCACAAAGTTATTTCTGATCAGAAATCCTCCACATTTGTGCTTTCCATTCATCTGTATAGATGCCATGTAACTCAGAGAATTAACCTTAGCCTTTTTTCCATTGATGATCCCTGAATCGAAAGACGCTGAAAGACAGTTGCAATACACAAGCTGTGTTAAAAGAAAACTGACCCCATTCCCAGCCTGTGAGGAGGAGAGGTAATTCCTTACCGGCATCtgtgagagagagcaggagagctGTGAAGCCCAGCAGGAGGGTCAGAGGCTTCATATCACTCGTCAGGCTGGGGCTGCAGTGATGCTCTGGGGGGACGGCAGGTCTGCAGGGGGGCTGATGAGCAGAGAAGCAGGACCCGGCCAGCCTTTATACACTCTTCTCAGGAAGCTGTGGCTGCAGCATGATCATCATCTCCACACCGCTGCGTCCTGCACAGCGCTTTGGTTTTACGCATTTGATTCGACCCTCAGCAAACTAGTCTCCTCCAGGATGTGGCTACAATAACTTCAAATGCTTCCAGATCTGTCAAGGTAACTTGTGTAAGTTCATATGCACGGTTGACTCTCAGGAGAAATCTCGTGAGCACTTTGCATGGGCACGAAGAGAATGAGGCGAAGAAACAGGTTCAGCAGCCTGGGCATGtgaacttattataaatcatgttttatttcaaatgaaaagaaCACACTACACAGCTCATGCTGTTACTCTTGTCTGCTGTGCAGGAGACGACACTTGCAGttacagtttgaaaaatgcattgtGCAGAAAGTGATGGGAACCCAGGAAGCAGTACCCCCTTGTGACCATTTTTTTGTGGTGAAGTTCAAATTAAAACACCTATCTATCTGATCCTGATGTGTAACAAGAAACTGCTcacaagttttctttttgtaaactcGCCCAACCTGCTTGTATTTGATTCTGATAGTCTTTCATCCCCAAACCCTTTTCGTTTCTAGTAAACGGCCTGACTTTGGCGATGGCTTGTCTGTTTCTCACCTGTTTCCAggacccctcccctcctccctctacGCAATGCCCCCTCACTTGCGCTCTCTCACCCTGTGTGGGGGAGTCATTCTCAGAGGTGTGGAGGTGCACTTAGTCAACAAACATCTCCAAATGCGCTACAGGAGGTGTTATCTCTGCAAAGCAAGTGTGACTTTATTTCATGGTCTGTTACGCAGTAAGTCAAAGGTATTGCCAATAGCCAAATGAAACAGTCGTAATTACATTAGAGTCACTtagaattgcctttaagaagtatttatcgacAGGTATTCAATACATCTATTCATTCATTTAATTGTCTGTTTACAACCTTGGAACGCCACTACGGCAGTAAAGATGTCAATGCCCCAGATGAGAggaatcggcttttaaaacactccatGCAGAAGTTAATTGTTTGCAATATGATACAAATTATACCTTTGGTTTCCAGCTGATTTGACATTAAAGAATATTGGAGTATTTTTTCCAGATTAAATTGGAAAAGCCCATGCTGGTCTCAGCTCTGCTCAGAGTACTGCAGACCCTTACCTGGAAAACAGTGAGCCGCCGTCATCACAAAGGATTTCCCCACGAGAAACCACCTGCAAATATGGCTTCCCTTTATTTGCAATGAGGCCATGTATGGCTTTGAATGGGGAGTTACATCTCATCCAGTTATAATCCTAGAGTCCACTGATGCTGAAATACAACAGAACACAGAGCCATGGTCCATGGCTTTTCAATCTTAGAATGGTGAACACAGACACAGGATTTATGGCACTTAGAATGGTGGAACCTGGACAGTGAGCTACATGGGGTCTATTATTCCTCTATTGTTGAAGACAAGAATTATCCTTTGAATAGTGGTTACCATGCTGGATAATCTATGAAAACAAGTATTTTTACTGAAGCACCATGTTTTTACTACATGCAGTCTACTACAAACTGTGCACTCGACTTCAGTTTCTGTTTTCATGCAAGATTTATTCTTCAGCTTCCAGAAGGTTTATGAGCATCTCGATCGCACAGTGCGAGTTGGATTCTCTTTATTCCAAAGCACCATTTGCACATTTTCCATAGAGGAAAAACTCAATAAGGATAGCAAACGAGAAGCAAACAACTCGGCCATTTCACTTAGGGacttcattttaaatagtttctggtttgttttagaattgtctttgatgtttttttcccttccaaaaaaagtaataaatagtGCTAATGATCTTGCCCACAGTCTACCACGTAGTGATTCAGATTCTTAGACGTTTTCACACAGTTCTGCTATTACTTTAGTTTCTGCAAGGTAATGACACACATTCTGTGCAATTAACTTCATAATGCATTAATAAAGATCAGTTTGCAAGCTGAAACGTGACTAGACTGTATCTCTTTACTGGCGTCTGTGAGAAAGAGCAGGAGGGCTGTGAAGCCCAGCAGGAGGGTCAGGGGCTTCATGTCGCTCATCAGGCTGGGGCTGCAGTGATGCTCTGGGGGGATGGCAGGTCTGCAGGGGGGCTAATGAGCAGAGAAGCAGGACCCGGCCAGCCTTTAGACACCCCTCTCAGGAAGCTGTGGCTGCAGCATGATCATCATCTCCACACCGCTGCGTCCTGCACAGCGCTTCGGTTTCACACATGATCTTGCAAAGTGCAGCTGACCCTACATCGTCTCactcaatgtaaaaataaaaaaaacttttatgttttgcattaATGGATTTTTggagggtttttatttttttagtctatTTCTATCTGCTTTCTGTCTATTTATTGAATCTCACACACCTGTATCTTAAGTCTGGGATGCATTCATGTAAGATACAGTAACTTTTTTGATTACATTAGATATGACCAGTAGCAAACCAAGCCACATCATTCTGGACTTCAAAGGTGCACAATTAAACATCTTCGagcacatactgtaaatacagctacatagtatatatatatatatatatatatatatatatatatatatatatatatatatatatatatatatatatatatatatatatatatatatttttctacatttttgcacatttttcacattaagtttggtcagatctttttgtgggttgcagtagtatatagagggagtctgagagaaaaaaatgacaccaaagtttggtgcttctttcatttgtttggtgtgcaaggtaatcaaacaagGTCATCAAACatcttcaggtatgaaaaagttattgcccccccctctagttaactcaacccaattaaagggataattagggtcagctgtttgaatactttggttaacaatcaggcttgatttgggccagccctgccccaTATAAATCtcactaactttggcccttaccatcagagtgaagttgtcagcacacaggttctagaggcacatcatgccacgatcaaaagaaattcctgacgACCTCCAGAAAAAGGTTGTAGATGCCTACCAGTcttgaaagggttacaaagccattttaaggctctggggctccaccaaaccacaatcagagccatgttgtccaaatggagaaagtttgggacagtagtgaattttCCCCAAGAGTgactgtcctgccaaaatctctccaagagcaagatgtaaaatcatccaggaagtcacaaaaatgcagaaaatcagacagggagcaaatactttttcacggtactgtatatatatatatatatatatatgtataacataTTCAATTTTGTACAACAGAAACTTCTTCCAGTGTACTGCAAAGTTAGTCAACAAATACAAACAGTCGTATTAACAGAACACAAATCTAGTTTGTTCACACTTCTGAAGTAGCAAATAGGGTATGTGGTCTGCAGAGCTGTAACTAGAGCGGGGCAGCCCCCCGGGTGCTAAGGGCACTGTGACGGGCGGAAAGGTGACTCAAATGCATTGCCACTCGAGTAATCATTTTCTTTTGCGGCTCTCAATGTTTCCTCTTATCTTAACAGTCTGAAGATCGCATGCACCTCTTCACTAGAAAAGGGAAACCTGCCACTTCCTCAGCATCGATCACAGATTGACTCATCACTGTGACAAGAACTAATTTTCTATCTATTGCTAACTATAGATGGAAATGCGATTGTATGTCTTTTTGAATATGCTTCATGCCATTAAGTCATTGCAGTATGGGTGGGAGGGAATAAacaggaggggtggggggggggggcaaatatGCTTGCCTGCCCGGGGCACTAAAATGCCTTGTCACGCTCTAGTGGTCTGTTTGAAATTTGTTTTATCCCTCTACCGCAGGGATTTCCAACCCTGGCCCAAGGGAGctactgtgtcttctggttttcatttcagctAATCTCttagttacttaattgcaccaattattgtcttaattagtcCAGATTATCAgctgttccagatctttagccactggtgagacacctagaaaacctgcagggtTGGGTTGGAGACCCCGCTGTACCGCATACCACTGCTTTAAGGCAAGAAAATACAACTTTATCAAAATCTCTCCTCTGGATGTTAATATTTCAGTTTCAATGCATGACGGTGCCAGTAAGCAACATATTTCACAATCCAATGAGGACCAGGGGTCAATATGATGCGATCAGAGGAGGAGGCAGGACATCCTTTTAGGAAGCTGGACTTGTAAAGGCCATGGCATGTGAATGAGTTGAGTTTCTCTTTTTCCATACAATTTGTTGATagtttcataatttaaaaaaaagtctaattataAATCATCAAGAGCACACATGGGTGCGTATTTGAGAATTTGTATTGCtccatgtgacaggctggcgagtggataacggcccagagacagactgcagttcaagaaaaatatatttttattataaataaaacacaaaaataaagtgcacaagggcaaaacaaaaaggttcaaacacaaataaagcaagaccaaaaagcaaatcttacaaaaaaaaaaaaaaaaaaaggcttccaggctgggcaataccttcactagattcaaaatttcaaaaatacaaacaaccaaaaaccaccaacctgcttcctcagctccctcctcctcaatgagaagtagaggcctccttttatgtcaggtggctgggcactgattgatcgttaattaagttaatcatttaatcaacatcatccccagccacctgaacataataaacccaggcaggcaggggaaattaaccccttccctgccaattttttaaacggcagagctttgctctgccacacacctccccccatgtacaacgtacaccggccgcaatcagcCAACTCCACCACCTCCCCCCCgacccccaagagtccaattttGTCCCTtaggtgggctgttttggtgggcggggttgatgtccgagcccccaagccttctttggttgagggggccccggatctccgaggtagtacggcgacggcggcccggctccctctagtggcagaggcggctgcggaccctcgggaggcgacggcagcagctgaccctcggcaaccctagaaaacaaaaaggagacaccagcattcccaagcgatgcagagcagcaggcaaccccaggcgatccaaatgcgtcatccctgagctgAGCAGGCGTGGTATCCCtgagcagtgcaaggcaggcatccttgggccatagctcctcccttctgggctctgggagcggcagctcctccctgtctggctccgggagcggcggctcctccctctttgTTGGAGGGaatggggcatctcccatgtctaccgccaggtaattaaccaccatgagggcaacctctgggaaggacgccgggtggtgttgttcctcccactgttcccacctctccccatctcgacgccactgcgtgttgataactatggggagttTGTCTCAGgttgcatcaaccagtcccagatcttcTGGGagggtggtgaaggtggtggtgctggaggtagtggggtggcccctgatgccccgggtaaacactgcacctcttcctgggcctgattgtaggggcatcctgcccagttgtggccgtcctcctcacaccggccacaccagtttgccgttggcacgtctgggcaggaccgccaacgatggtcctccttcccgcaccaggaacaccaggggaagaggctggctgggtcctccagcggtggctgcagcagcttacatttcttcagctgctgctgcttttcctgcctttggcGCTgcctgctcttctttcccataacaaaaaaattgtctccccccccaaaaaaaaatgctgcagtactgctctgagccccctggaggcgctatatcccactttcaccaaatgtgacaggctggcgaatggatagaggcccagagacagactgcatttcaagaaaaatatatttttattataaataaacacaaaaatgaagtgcacaagggcaaaacaaaaaggctcaaacacaaataaagcaagaccgaAAAgcaaatcttacaaaaaaaaaaaaaataaggcttctaggctgggcaatgccttcactggattcaaaatttaaaaatttcaaaaatacaaacaaccaaaaaccaccaacctgcttcctcaactccctcctcttaagtgagaagtagaggcctccttttatgtcaggtggctgggcgctgattgatcgttaattaagttaatcatttaagcAACTGAtcatccccagccacctgaacataataaacccaggcaggtaggggaaattaaccccatccctgccaatttctaaacggcagagctttgctctgccacactccctCTATTTTAATTTCCAAAATGTGATTTTGTTGCCTGAAAGCTACACAATGCAGTTTGCTCAAAAGTACACATCGACTATGTGTGGCTTGAAAGCTACACCGTGCACCGAGAGTTCAtttcaaacaaatgtaaaacGTCCTGTAGGCGATATATTCATaatcttttcaataaataaaagagaAGGGACGATACAAGAAACAAGGTTGCAAAGGCATCCAGAAAGCGAATAACCCCGACATGACCTGAGCTACGAGGACAGGTTGAAAAATCCCTTCAAATGCGCGAGAACTTTTAGAACTTAGGAAACATTTACAAACTGATTATTCATGATCACATTTTGACAGCTGTTGTTATAAATATTGAACACCAAAGCCGTTGGTTTCTATAAAGGTACTGTTATTATAAACGTTCTAGTTTGATCTTTGCTGTGAAATGGAGATCGACAGATAGCAGTGTTTGCTTTATTTGTACTGCCTTAATTGCACAGCGTCGCCTTATGTTTTTTCTCAGAAACAAAAAGTACAGCGTTAAAAATAGGGTGCAAAACCGGTAGCGTTTTCATCAGCAAATCTGATCATTAGCAGTTTTTCTAAAGTGTGGTATCAGTTTATCTTGACACTCACGTTT
It encodes:
- the LOC121301038 gene encoding mast cell protease 1A-like yields the protein MKPLTLLLGFTALLLSLTDAASFDSGIINGKKAKVNSLSYMASIQMNGKHKCGGFLIRNNFVMTAAHCNVSGNSLSVVLGPHNLNDVQDSQRFSVASFTRHNKYTGKPLQNDIMLLQLKPPVKLNKKMKLATLPKKEKQLKNGTKCIVAGWGVTKTEKPTTANLQVVDVTVVDKEECKKVWNKFKTEITAEMICAGGYKTDKGACQGDSGGPLMCNGVATGIVSFNRGGNCNYPDVPNVYTSISSYLPWIKKILKKAN